The following coding sequences are from one Capsicum annuum cultivar UCD-10X-F1 chromosome 3, UCD10Xv1.1, whole genome shotgun sequence window:
- the LOC124896674 gene encoding ubiquinol oxidase, mitochondrial-like, whose amino-acid sequence MHLMTMVELVQPKWYERLLVIAVQGAFFNFYFVLYLLFPNLAHRVVGHLEEEAIHPYTLYLNDIDCGEIENVPAPAIAIDYWRLPKDATLKDVDEAYHRDVNHFASPWETYQADSSIDLSKHHVPKKFLDKVTYWSVKLFRIPTDLFFKERYGCRAKMLETVAGVPGMVGGMLLHLRSLRKFDLLRQRIGVCIS is encoded by the coding sequence ATGCATCTAATGACTATGGTGGAGCTAGTACAGCCTAAATGGTATGAGAGGTTGTTAGTTATTGCCGTGCAGGGAGCGTTTTTCAATTTTTACTTTGTGCTTTACTTGTTGTTCCCCAATCTTGCACACAGAGTTGTTGGTCATCTGGAAGAAGAGGCTATACACCCATATACTTTGTATCTTAATGATATTGATTGTGGTGAAATTGAAAATGTCCCTGCTCCTGCGATAGCAATTGACTACTGGAGACTGCCTAAGGATGCGACTCTAAAGGATGTTGATGAAGCTTATCATAGAGACGTTAACCATTTTGCATCTCCATGGGAGACATATCAGGCTGACTCGTCGATTGATCTAAGCAAGCACCATGTGCCCAAGAAATTCCTTGATAAGGTTACTTATTGGTCAGTGAAACTTTTCAGGATTCCAACCGATTTATTTTTCAAGGAAAGATACGGTTGTCGTGCAAAGATGTTGGAAACAGTGGCAGGTGTACCAGGAATGGTGGGAGGTATGCTGTTACATCTAAGGTCGTTACGCAAGTTCGATCTTCTAAGGCAAAGAATTGGTGTTTGCATTTCATAA
- the LOC107863766 gene encoding C2 domain-containing protein At1g53590 (The sequence of the model RefSeq protein was modified relative to this genomic sequence to represent the inferred CDS: added 8 bases not found in genome assembly): MASITEVTMIHHVAIVLMFLWFLNSFNYGHPLAYFISLIYLYLVHEQYVTRLKKKLQFEEKRQSNQRRVLSDSETVRWLNHALEKIWPVCMEDIVSQKILLPIIPWFMQKYKPWTVKDIAVQHLYLGRSPPMFTEMRVLRESTGDDHLVLELGMNFRSADDMSAILAAKLRKRLGFGMVTKLHLLGMHVEGKVLVGVKFLRKWPFLGRLRVCFAEPPYFQMTVKPIFTHGIDVTELPGVAGWLDNLLSVAFEQTLVEPNMLVVDMQKFVSPQPDESWFSVDAKEPIGHVILEVLEAENLKPTDLNGLSDPYVKGHLGPFRFKTRTQKKTLAPQWQEEFKIPICSWESPNNMLNVDVRDKDHFSQDDSLGDHSMNICDYRDGQRHDIWLSLRNVKMGRLRLAITVVEGSEKGPEQSYKIANMDNKQDSNSDEMDTAEGGSLSTELDKQSSKVADKYEPINIEGQQETGMWVHHPGSEVPQVWEPRKGKSRVIDGEVLGSEADSTGSFKSRAGGSFRGDDSDESNGSKKSNLINRGMHKIGSIFHKREKSEDKSGNLGEVPSLHTNLKAVNAKGIGVKLIMDDSVETTPWEDGKETPEVNGQGSSAKKGRVRDKAKNILKHAVSRKSSRKSKGELESTASERDLSVESDSSEDECALLIGSPVGRSVSGHLIASTGVENSNGNTVKTSEVVDDKGSMKTTDEEKVHDKAMNSASPKVSNP, translated from the exons TATAACGGAGGTTACAATGATACATCATGTGGCCATTGTGTTAATGTTTCTATGGTTTCTTAATTCATTCAATTATGGTCACCCTTTGGCTTATTTCATCTCCCTAATCTATCTTTATCTG gtTCATGAGCAGTATGTGACAAGATTGAAGAAGAAACTGCAGTTTGAGGAAAAAAGACAGTCAAATCAACGACGT GTGCTTTCTGATTCTGAAACAGTGAGGTGGTTAAATCATGCACTTGAAAAGATCTGGCCTGTTTGTATGGAGGATATCGTTTCTCAGAAAATTCTCCTTCCTATCATTCCATGGTTTATGCAGAAATACAAACCTTGGACTGTG AAAGATATTGCAGTGCAGCATCTCTACTTAGGGAGAAGCCCTCCTATGTTCACGGAAATGAGGGTTCTTCGTGAATCTACAGGAGATGATCACCTT GTATTGGAGCTTGGGATGAATTTTCGTTCTGCAGATGACATGAGTGCTATTCTTGCTGCAAAGCTTAGGAAGAGGTTGGGCTTTGGGATGGTGACAAAGCTGCATCTGTTGGGAATGCATGTTGAGGGAAAG GTCTTGGTTGGTGTCAAGTTCCTAAGAAAGTGGCCATTTCTCGGTCGTTTGCGGGTGTGCTTTGCTGAGCCTCCGTACTTTCAGATGACTGTAAAGCCAATTTTTACACATGGGATTGACGTGACGGAACTTCCTGGAGTTGCTGGATGGCTG GATAATCTTCTTTCTGTTGCATTTGAGCAGACACTTGTTGAG CCTAACATGCTGGTAGTTGATATGCAGAAATTTGTCTCACCCCAACCAG ACGAAAGCTGGTTCTCTGTAGATGCCAAGGAGCCCATTGGCCATGTTATTTTGGAAGTTCTTGAAGCAGAAAACCTGAAACCAACAGATTTAAATG GATTGTCTGATCCATACGTTAAGGGGCATCTAGGGCCCTTCAGATTCAAGACTAGGACTCAGAAGAAGACATTAGCTCCACAGTGGCAAGAGGAGTTCAAGATTCCAATCTGTTCATGGGAGTCTCCCAACAATATGCTCAATGTAGACGTTCGTGACAAAGACCATTTTTCTCAGGATGATTCATTGGG AGATCATTCCATGAACATCTGTGATTATAGGGATGGCCAGAGGCATGATATATGGTTGTCTCTTCGTAATGTTAAAATGGGGAGATTACGTCTTGCCATAACTGTAGTTGAAGGTAGCGAAAAG GGTCCAGAGCAGTCATACAAGATAGCAAATATGGACAACAAACAAGACAGCAATTCTGATGAGATGGATACAGCCGAAGGAGGCTCCTTATCCACTGAGTTGGATAAGCAATCATCAAAAGTTGCAGATAAATATGAACCAATTAACATAGAAGGGCAGCAGGAGACTGGTATGTGGGTACACCACCCAGGCAGTGAAGTACCACAAGTGTGGGAACCGAGAAAAGGAAAGAGTCGGGTTATTGATGGAGAAGTTCTTGGCTCTGAAGCTGATTCCACGGGAAGTTTTAAGTCGAGAGCGGGAGGATCTTTTCGGGGTGATGACTCTGACGAAAGCAATGGATCTAAGAAGTCGAATCTAATCAACAGGGGTATGCATAAGATCGGCTCCATTTTccacaaaagagagaaaagtgaGGACAAGTCTGGAAACCTTGGAGAGGTTCCATCTCTGCATACTAATCTAAAGGCAGTGAATGCAAAGGGGATCGGAGTGAAGCTTATAATGGATGATTCAGTAGAAACAACTCCTTGGGAAGATGGTAAAGAGACTCCTGAGGTAAATGGTCAAGGTAGTAGCGCCAAAAAGGGTAGAGTCAGAGACAAGGCGAAGAATATTCTGAAACATGCAGTATCCCGGAAGTCATCACGAAAATCTAAAGGTGAGTTAGAGTCAACAGCGTCAGAGCGAGATCTCTCTGTGGAATCTGATTCTTCTGAGGACGAGTGTGCTCTATTAATCGGCTCACCTGTTGGCCGTTCAGTTAGCGGCCATCTCATAGCCAGCACTGGCGTTGAGAATTCCAATGGCAACACAGTGAAGACTAGTGAAGTGGTAGATGATAAGGGAAGCATGAAAACTACTGATGAGGAAAAAGTTCATGATAAAGCTATGAATTCAGCAAGTCCAAAAGTTTCAAACCCTTGA